Proteins encoded in a region of the Candidatus Neomarinimicrobiota bacterium genome:
- a CDS encoding ATP-binding cassette domain-containing protein, translating into MTDIAIQVENISKQYRIGSPQASYKTLRDSLASGIKAPFQKVAKLLRGEAYGAATLNETIWALKNVSFQVKQGEVLGIIGANGAGKTTLLKILSSITEPTEGYAEIRGRVGSLLEVG; encoded by the coding sequence ATGACTGACATCGCCATCCAAGTTGAAAATATCTCGAAGCAATATCGCATCGGTTCGCCCCAGGCATCGTACAAGACGCTTCGAGACAGTCTGGCCAGCGGAATAAAAGCACCATTCCAGAAAGTGGCGAAGTTGTTGCGTGGTGAGGCCTACGGAGCTGCCACACTGAACGAAACCATATGGGCTCTGAAAAACGTTTCATTCCAGGTTAAGCAAGGTGAAGTCCTAGGAATTATCGGTGCCAACGGAGCGGGAAAAACTACTCTGCTCAAAATTCTCTCCTCTATCACAGAACCGACAGAGGGTTATGCTGAGATACGCGGACGGGTAGGTTCTCTCCTGGAAGTAGG
- a CDS encoding ABC transporter permease: protein MNQDLALRSEAGLKVIRPSSGWNALKLHELWEYRELLYFLTWRDIKVRYKQTVLGAAWAIIQPFFTMVVFSLFFGKLAKVPSDGLPYPIFSYAALVPWAFFANGLGQSANSLVGSANLIKKVYFPRLVIPISAVLSGAVDFVLAFLVLLGMMLFYGIVPTIHVVWLPFFLILSFITALGVGLWLSAMNVQFRDVRYVIPFLTQFWLFATPIAYPSSLLSEQWRTIYGINPMVGVVEGFRWALLGTETAPGPIIVVSTLMAVGILVGGVFYFRRMERTFADVV from the coding sequence TTGAATCAGGATTTAGCATTGAGGAGTGAAGCGGGTTTAAAAGTCATCAGGCCTTCGAGCGGCTGGAATGCCCTAAAGCTTCACGAATTATGGGAATACCGGGAATTACTGTATTTTCTGACCTGGAGGGATATCAAGGTACGCTATAAGCAGACCGTTTTGGGAGCAGCCTGGGCTATCATTCAGCCGTTCTTCACGATGGTGGTCTTCAGTCTCTTCTTCGGGAAGCTGGCTAAAGTTCCTTCCGATGGCCTTCCTTACCCGATCTTCAGTTACGCTGCTCTCGTTCCCTGGGCCTTTTTCGCCAACGGGTTGGGCCAGTCTGCCAACAGTTTGGTGGGAAGCGCAAACCTGATCAAAAAGGTGTACTTTCCCCGTCTTGTGATTCCTATTTCTGCCGTTCTATCGGGTGCGGTAGATTTCGTTCTTGCCTTCCTAGTTCTTCTGGGCATGATGTTGTTTTATGGGATTGTTCCCACGATACATGTTGTATGGTTACCGTTTTTCTTGATCCTTTCCTTCATTACAGCTCTTGGAGTGGGCCTGTGGCTTTCGGCCATGAACGTCCAGTTCCGGGATGTGCGTTATGTGATTCCCTTTCTGACCCAGTTCTGGCTCTTTGCGACTCCCATTGCCTATCCCAGCAGCCTGCTATCTGAACAGTGGCGGACGATCTATGGGATCAACCCCATGGTAGGAGTCGTGGAAGGATTCCGATGGGCACTGTTGGGGACTGAAACGGCTCCCGGCCCCATAATCGTTGTGTCGACTTTGATGGCAGTAGGAATTCTGGTTGGTGGGGTCTTCTATTTCAGACGAATGGAGAGGACATTTGCCGACGTAGTATGA
- a CDS encoding NAD-dependent epimerase/dehydratase family protein, whose protein sequence is MTALVCGAGGFIGTHLAVRLKSEDYWVRGVDLKFPQFSETDADDFVIGDLRDSVICKKVVDRPFDEVYQLAADMGGAGFIFTGENDADVMHNSALINLNMVEACYRANVKRIFYSSSACMYPEYNQRDPENPNLSEDSAYPAMPDSEYGWEKLFSEHLYFAFQKNYGMEVHVARLHNVFGPLGTWNGGREKAPAAFCRKVSEAQDGGKIEMWGDGEQTRSFLYIDDCIDAIRMLVQSDFPGPVNIGSEEMVTINQLGRMVMEIAGKRLTVEHISGPLGVRGRTSDNRLIKAKLGWEPGLSLFEGLEKMYGWIEQQVLARKEKVDVAEEGEMDH, encoded by the coding sequence TTGACAGCACTAGTTTGTGGAGCTGGAGGATTCATCGGAACACATTTGGCGGTTCGGCTGAAAAGCGAGGACTACTGGGTTCGGGGTGTCGACTTGAAGTTCCCGCAATTCAGCGAAACAGATGCAGACGATTTTGTGATTGGGGACTTGAGAGACTCTGTGATCTGTAAAAAGGTTGTTGATCGGCCATTTGATGAAGTCTACCAGCTAGCAGCAGACATGGGTGGTGCAGGTTTCATTTTCACCGGTGAGAATGACGCTGACGTCATGCATAATTCGGCGCTCATTAATCTGAACATGGTGGAGGCCTGCTATCGGGCAAACGTCAAAAGGATCTTTTATTCCTCTTCAGCCTGCATGTACCCTGAGTACAACCAGCGGGATCCGGAGAACCCCAACCTATCTGAGGACTCGGCCTATCCGGCTATGCCTGACAGTGAATATGGCTGGGAGAAACTGTTCAGTGAGCACCTCTATTTTGCATTTCAAAAAAATTATGGCATGGAAGTTCATGTCGCCCGGTTGCATAATGTATTTGGACCATTAGGAACCTGGAATGGGGGCAGGGAAAAGGCTCCGGCAGCGTTTTGTCGAAAAGTTTCTGAGGCGCAGGATGGTGGTAAAATTGAGATGTGGGGTGACGGTGAACAGACGAGATCGTTCCTGTATATTGATGATTGCATCGACGCGATAAGGATGCTTGTGCAGTCGGATTTTCCTGGTCCCGTGAACATTGGATCTGAGGAGATGGTCACCATCAATCAGTTGGGAAGAATGGTTATGGAGATTGCCGGAAAGAGGCTTACTGTGGAACATATTTCCGGCCCCTTGGGCGTCAGGGGTCGAACTTCTGACAACCGTCTCATTAAGGCAAAACTTGGATGGGAGCCAGGCCTTTCCCTGTTTGAGGGTTTGGAGAAAATGTATGGGTGGATTGAACAGCAGGTGCTAGCTAGGAAGGAAAAGGTGGACGTGGCCGAAGAGGGAGAAATGGACCATTGA
- a CDS encoding polysaccharide biosynthesis tyrosine autokinase gives MLENAQYVEKPMMTLRDYVRLVVAGKWWIIVSALCFLSVSAYLTSKKRPVYETATVVMIENRNQTQGVFGMGDFDDSWGMTNEIELIKSRSMAEAVVEELWNSEHRNHLYLFGTREFVTRSEKPKRWFKSVITFGGWDVGKIAVKQFNQPFSEQIAQQYSGAVKGRLTVSHLRYTDLLKIRMRSEDPNEAALLANTVANVYKQKDREFASERTLEMKDFLVDQVGKKEKELALAEDALRDYEEKELVFGLDVQASLLLTQVTQIESRFYSDLAEVSIVRQKRAYTEGQLSEHEKVLAKELLGSINARVFALRTEIAEREAELVRNASLYGEDHEAVNTTRRKIKSLKKRLNEETSLLIAQRMSVADPIEYRQGLITGLLELEGQLAGLKARTSEVGKLVELYNSRLEQLPSKQLQFARLERDRSVLEQTYGLMRARLEETRITEASEAGKVRIIDTAIPLGGPVGPNTKADLLLGLVLGTAFGFGLVLLREHLDNTVKSPEDIERYGLSVWGVVPAIGKSQNGKYGRKSSNSDSETAGNGDRESAKLMRPIIAHEDPKSPVSEAFRGIRTNIAYSKADTKIRSMLLTSPGPQEGKSTIIVNLAITFANLGLKTLLIDSDLRRPTLHRFFGVSRESGLTQYLSGSDQKFDSMVLETEFENLSFVPSGPIPPNPSELLGSERMSHLVAKLEKKWDMVLFDSPPIGAVTDAGIICKEIDSICLAVRSGETDKGALIQSLRTLNQISAPLGGVILNAVTRKAFYKSYYNYYHYYYSDKDKREPRSRLGNTVRRIRKIVRSAV, from the coding sequence ATGTTGGAAAACGCGCAATATGTCGAAAAACCGATGATGACTTTGCGGGACTATGTTCGCCTTGTGGTAGCGGGAAAGTGGTGGATTATCGTTTCCGCGCTGTGCTTTCTTTCGGTCTCTGCTTATTTGACGTCCAAGAAGCGCCCGGTCTATGAGACTGCTACTGTGGTGATGATTGAAAACCGGAACCAGACTCAAGGCGTTTTCGGTATGGGGGACTTTGACGACTCGTGGGGAATGACCAATGAAATCGAATTGATCAAATCAAGGTCAATGGCTGAGGCAGTTGTGGAAGAATTGTGGAATTCCGAACATAGGAATCATCTTTACCTGTTCGGGACGCGAGAATTTGTAACAAGAAGTGAAAAGCCTAAACGTTGGTTCAAGAGCGTCATCACATTCGGAGGGTGGGATGTGGGCAAGATCGCTGTCAAACAATTCAATCAGCCGTTTTCCGAGCAGATTGCTCAGCAATACTCGGGCGCCGTAAAAGGTAGACTGACCGTCTCGCATCTCAGGTATACCGACCTTCTCAAGATTCGGATGAGGAGTGAGGATCCCAACGAAGCGGCATTGCTGGCCAATACGGTTGCAAATGTATACAAGCAGAAAGATCGTGAATTCGCCTCGGAGCGGACTCTTGAAATGAAAGACTTCTTGGTGGATCAAGTGGGGAAAAAAGAAAAAGAGCTTGCTCTTGCGGAGGATGCTCTGCGGGATTACGAGGAAAAGGAACTCGTTTTTGGTCTTGATGTTCAAGCCTCGCTCCTTCTGACTCAGGTCACTCAAATTGAATCCCGATTCTACTCAGATTTGGCAGAGGTCAGTATTGTCCGTCAGAAAAGAGCCTATACTGAAGGTCAACTTTCTGAACATGAAAAAGTCCTTGCTAAAGAACTGTTGGGATCCATAAACGCCCGGGTTTTCGCTTTAAGGACAGAAATCGCTGAACGAGAGGCCGAACTGGTGAGAAATGCCAGTCTGTATGGTGAAGACCATGAGGCAGTGAATACGACTCGCAGGAAAATCAAGTCTCTGAAGAAAAGGCTCAACGAAGAGACAAGCTTACTCATCGCCCAGCGGATGTCTGTAGCTGATCCCATCGAATATCGTCAGGGACTGATAACTGGATTACTGGAGCTCGAAGGCCAGTTGGCAGGACTGAAGGCAAGAACTTCTGAAGTTGGAAAACTGGTGGAACTGTACAATAGTCGGCTTGAGCAGCTTCCCAGCAAGCAGTTGCAGTTCGCCCGGCTTGAGCGGGATCGATCGGTTCTTGAACAGACATATGGTCTCATGAGAGCAAGATTGGAAGAAACCAGAATTACTGAAGCATCTGAGGCAGGAAAGGTCCGAATAATTGACACAGCTATTCCTCTTGGTGGCCCTGTAGGCCCAAATACTAAAGCAGATCTTCTCCTAGGCCTTGTTCTCGGAACAGCGTTTGGATTTGGACTTGTCTTGCTGAGAGAACACCTCGATAACACAGTTAAGTCTCCGGAAGATATTGAGAGGTATGGCCTGAGCGTGTGGGGAGTCGTCCCGGCAATAGGTAAGAGCCAAAATGGAAAATATGGAAGAAAGAGCAGCAATTCAGACAGTGAGACTGCAGGAAACGGTGATAGAGAATCGGCCAAGTTGATGCGACCAATCATTGCCCATGAAGATCCCAAGTCTCCAGTTTCGGAGGCGTTTCGAGGTATTCGGACAAATATCGCCTATTCAAAGGCGGACACGAAAATCAGATCTATGCTCCTCACCAGTCCGGGCCCACAAGAAGGAAAATCAACAATAATAGTCAATCTAGCCATCACTTTCGCGAATCTGGGTTTAAAGACTCTTCTTATCGACAGTGATCTTCGGCGCCCAACTCTTCATCGATTTTTCGGAGTTTCAAGGGAATCCGGTCTAACCCAGTACCTGTCAGGTAGTGATCAGAAATTCGACTCAATGGTCCTTGAAACTGAATTCGAAAACCTGAGTTTCGTTCCCTCCGGTCCCATTCCCCCCAATCCGTCGGAGCTGTTGGGTTCAGAGAGGATGAGTCACCTTGTGGCAAAACTCGAGAAAAAGTGGGACATGGTTCTTTTTGATTCACCCCCGATCGGCGCAGTCACAGATGCTGGGATCATATGCAAAGAGATTGATTCCATCTGTCTCGCCGTCAGGTCCGGCGAGACGGACAAAGGTGCTCTTATTCAGTCACTTCGGACGTTGAATCAAATCTCGGCTCCATTGGGCGGAGTGATCCTGAACGCGGTCACTCGCAAAGCGTTCTACAAGTCGTACTACAACTATTATCACTACTACTATTCCGATAAAGATAAACGGGAACCCAGGTCTAGGTTAGGCAATACTGTCCGGAGGATCAGGAAGATAGTCAGATCGGCAGTATAG
- a CDS encoding transposase produces MSSKTELDSIYMRITPMDQRRRRYDREFKIEAVNLATNSSRPFGEIANNLGLSPNMLWRWKRELAPEVDSDNGNGRIGSNGTELEKLNGELRLVKEERDALRKALIILSRMGD; encoded by the coding sequence ATGTCATCCAAGACAGAACTTGACAGCATATACATGAGGATCACTCCGATGGACCAGAGGAGAAGAAGATACGATAGAGAGTTCAAGATTGAAGCGGTCAATCTTGCCACGAACAGTAGCAGACCGTTTGGTGAGATTGCAAACAACCTGGGATTAAGCCCAAACATGTTGTGGCGGTGGAAGAGGGAACTTGCGCCGGAGGTGGATTCTGACAATGGCAATGGTCGAATTGGGTCCAATGGAACCGAGTTGGAAAAGCTCAACGGGGAGTTGCGCCTGGTGAAAGAAGAACGTGACGCCCTGAGAAAGGCGTTGATCATCTTATCCCGGATGGGCGACTAG